In one Magallana gigas chromosome 7, xbMagGiga1.1, whole genome shotgun sequence genomic region, the following are encoded:
- the LOC109620349 gene encoding SH2 domain-containing protein 4A isoform X2 has translation MLQQILQTMTVDPDLLSELSDEQKAILFVKIREEQVRRYNEFEKKNQDDRIPRKPKKGRKNVDFLLGKNGREWVWVMGEHKHDRSIEEMIELEIQERALKEAEREIEEIRRQEEAELARKLEEEKERMEGEQHQKEEELRKQREEAELYASLKQAREMARKLEEEKQKAEEEEKIRVEQLRKACRSCQDLDAVEHRFAEDQRRSLERLVKDKNRRSSEIFTEYMCKREEMEKIAEQNLQEVELSWQEQEKKAKKAEEEVKELARRARIEYKNSLRQGMNVLNAVSAFSGNGTNQKPPVPPKSDELRKSAAKVIKKRPPRPPNKQAVVDWFLEEERPKGVGTDPCTGKVAQWFHGKCTMLWFDSLKEQN, from the exons ATGTTACAGCAGATTCTCCAGACGATGACCGTCGACCCTGACCTCCTGTCAGAGCTGTCGGACGAACAGAAGGCCATACTGTTTGTCAAGATACGGGAG GAACAAGTCCGGAGGTACAATGAGTTTGAGAAGAAGAATCAAGATGACCGGATTCCAAGGAAACCCAAGAAAG GGAGAAAGAACGTGGACTTCCTGTTGGGCAAGAACGGCAGGGAGTGGGTCTGGGTGATGGGAGAACACAAACACGACAGGTCTATAGAGGAGATGATCGAGTTAGAGATCCAGGAGAGGGCACTCAAGGAGGCCGAGCGCGAGATCGAGGAGATCAG GAGGCAAGAAGAAGCAGAGCTGGCCAGGAAGTTAGAGGAGGAGAAAGAACGCATGGAGGGGGAGCAGCATCAGAAAGAGGAGGAGCTCAG GAAACAGAGGGAGGAGGCTGAACTGTACGCATCGCTAAAGCAAGCCAGGGAGATGGCGCGGAAGCTTGAGGAAGAAAAACAGAAGGCTGAGGAAGAGGAGAAAATCCGTGTGGAGCAGCTAAGG AAAGCGTGCCGGAGTTGTCAAGATTTAGATGCTGTGGAG CACAGGTTTGCTGAGGATCAGAGACGGTCTTTAGAAAGACTCGTAAAGGACAAAAATCGTCGCAGTTCGGAAATCTTCACCGAGTATATGTGTAAAAGAGAGGAGATGGAGAAGATAGCAGAGCAGAACCTACAGGAAGTGGAATTAAGCTGGCAGGAGCAAG AGAAGAAAGCGAAGAAGGCAGAGGAGGAGGTGAAGGAGTTGGCGAGGAGGGCCAGGATAGAGTACAAGAACTCGCTGCGACAAGGCATGAACGTCCTGAACGCTGTGTCAGCTTTCTCAGGGAACGGGACCAATCAGAAGCCACCGGTACCCCCAAA AAGTGACGAGTTAAGAAAGAGTGCAGCCAAAGTGATCAAGAAGAGGCCACCCCGACCCCCCAACAAACAGGCAGTGGTCGATTGGTTCCTGGAGGAAGAGAGACCCAAGGGGGTGGGGACTGACCCCTGCACTGGTAAAGTGGCCCAGTGGTTCCACGGTAAGTGTACCATGCTTTGGTTTGATTCCTTAAAGGAACAGAACTAA
- the LOC109620349 gene encoding SH2 domain-containing protein 4B isoform X3 encodes MLQQILQTMTVDPDLLSELSDEQKAILFVKIREEQVRRYNEFEKKNQDDRIPRKPKKGRKNVDFLLGKNGREWVWVMGEHKHDRSIEEMIELEIQERALKEAEREIEEIRRQEEAELARKLEEEKERMEGEQHQKEEELRKQREEAELYASLKQAREMARKLEEEKQKAEEEEKIRVEQLRHRFAEDQRRSLERLVKDKNRRSSEIFTEYMCKREEMEKIAEQNLQEVELSWQEQEKKAKKAEEEVKELARRARIEYKNSLRQGMNVLNAVSAFSGNGTNQKPPVPPKSDELRKSAAKVIKKRPPRPPNKQAVVDWFLEEERPKGVGTDPCTGKVAQWFHGKCTMLWFDSLKEQN; translated from the exons ATGTTACAGCAGATTCTCCAGACGATGACCGTCGACCCTGACCTCCTGTCAGAGCTGTCGGACGAACAGAAGGCCATACTGTTTGTCAAGATACGGGAG GAACAAGTCCGGAGGTACAATGAGTTTGAGAAGAAGAATCAAGATGACCGGATTCCAAGGAAACCCAAGAAAG GGAGAAAGAACGTGGACTTCCTGTTGGGCAAGAACGGCAGGGAGTGGGTCTGGGTGATGGGAGAACACAAACACGACAGGTCTATAGAGGAGATGATCGAGTTAGAGATCCAGGAGAGGGCACTCAAGGAGGCCGAGCGCGAGATCGAGGAGATCAG GAGGCAAGAAGAAGCAGAGCTGGCCAGGAAGTTAGAGGAGGAGAAAGAACGCATGGAGGGGGAGCAGCATCAGAAAGAGGAGGAGCTCAG GAAACAGAGGGAGGAGGCTGAACTGTACGCATCGCTAAAGCAAGCCAGGGAGATGGCGCGGAAGCTTGAGGAAGAAAAACAGAAGGCTGAGGAAGAGGAGAAAATCCGTGTGGAGCAGCTAAGG CACAGGTTTGCTGAGGATCAGAGACGGTCTTTAGAAAGACTCGTAAAGGACAAAAATCGTCGCAGTTCGGAAATCTTCACCGAGTATATGTGTAAAAGAGAGGAGATGGAGAAGATAGCAGAGCAGAACCTACAGGAAGTGGAATTAAGCTGGCAGGAGCAAG AGAAGAAAGCGAAGAAGGCAGAGGAGGAGGTGAAGGAGTTGGCGAGGAGGGCCAGGATAGAGTACAAGAACTCGCTGCGACAAGGCATGAACGTCCTGAACGCTGTGTCAGCTTTCTCAGGGAACGGGACCAATCAGAAGCCACCGGTACCCCCAAA AAGTGACGAGTTAAGAAAGAGTGCAGCCAAAGTGATCAAGAAGAGGCCACCCCGACCCCCCAACAAACAGGCAGTGGTCGATTGGTTCCTGGAGGAAGAGAGACCCAAGGGGGTGGGGACTGACCCCTGCACTGGTAAAGTGGCCCAGTGGTTCCACGGTAAGTGTACCATGCTTTGGTTTGATTCCTTAAAGGAACAGAACTAA
- the LOC109620349 gene encoding SH2 domain-containing protein 4B isoform X1: MLQQILQTMTVDPDLLSELSDEQKAILFVKIREEQVRRYNEFEKKNQDDRIPRKPKKGRKNVDFLLGKNGREWVWVMGEHKHDRSIEEMIELEIQERALKEAEREIEEIRRQEEAELARKLEEEKERMEGEQHQKEEELRKQREEAELYASLKQAREMARKLEEEKQKAEEEEKIRVEQLRQKACRSCQDLDAVEHRFAEDQRRSLERLVKDKNRRSSEIFTEYMCKREEMEKIAEQNLQEVELSWQEQEKKAKKAEEEVKELARRARIEYKNSLRQGMNVLNAVSAFSGNGTNQKPPVPPKSDELRKSAAKVIKKRPPRPPNKQAVVDWFLEEERPKGVGTDPCTGKVAQWFHGKCTMLWFDSLKEQN; the protein is encoded by the exons ATGTTACAGCAGATTCTCCAGACGATGACCGTCGACCCTGACCTCCTGTCAGAGCTGTCGGACGAACAGAAGGCCATACTGTTTGTCAAGATACGGGAG GAACAAGTCCGGAGGTACAATGAGTTTGAGAAGAAGAATCAAGATGACCGGATTCCAAGGAAACCCAAGAAAG GGAGAAAGAACGTGGACTTCCTGTTGGGCAAGAACGGCAGGGAGTGGGTCTGGGTGATGGGAGAACACAAACACGACAGGTCTATAGAGGAGATGATCGAGTTAGAGATCCAGGAGAGGGCACTCAAGGAGGCCGAGCGCGAGATCGAGGAGATCAG GAGGCAAGAAGAAGCAGAGCTGGCCAGGAAGTTAGAGGAGGAGAAAGAACGCATGGAGGGGGAGCAGCATCAGAAAGAGGAGGAGCTCAG GAAACAGAGGGAGGAGGCTGAACTGTACGCATCGCTAAAGCAAGCCAGGGAGATGGCGCGGAAGCTTGAGGAAGAAAAACAGAAGGCTGAGGAAGAGGAGAAAATCCGTGTGGAGCAGCTAAGG CAGAAAGCGTGCCGGAGTTGTCAAGATTTAGATGCTGTGGAG CACAGGTTTGCTGAGGATCAGAGACGGTCTTTAGAAAGACTCGTAAAGGACAAAAATCGTCGCAGTTCGGAAATCTTCACCGAGTATATGTGTAAAAGAGAGGAGATGGAGAAGATAGCAGAGCAGAACCTACAGGAAGTGGAATTAAGCTGGCAGGAGCAAG AGAAGAAAGCGAAGAAGGCAGAGGAGGAGGTGAAGGAGTTGGCGAGGAGGGCCAGGATAGAGTACAAGAACTCGCTGCGACAAGGCATGAACGTCCTGAACGCTGTGTCAGCTTTCTCAGGGAACGGGACCAATCAGAAGCCACCGGTACCCCCAAA AAGTGACGAGTTAAGAAAGAGTGCAGCCAAAGTGATCAAGAAGAGGCCACCCCGACCCCCCAACAAACAGGCAGTGGTCGATTGGTTCCTGGAGGAAGAGAGACCCAAGGGGGTGGGGACTGACCCCTGCACTGGTAAAGTGGCCCAGTGGTTCCACGGTAAGTGTACCATGCTTTGGTTTGATTCCTTAAAGGAACAGAACTAA